Proteins from a single region of Mucilaginibacter daejeonensis:
- a CDS encoding SRPBCC domain-containing protein: MKDYKKYYHISASPQDIYAAITNPATIQLWTGEAAEMSTEVGSEFSLWEGSIVGRNLEFDEGKKIVQQWYFDGQEEQSIVTIKLHPDKHGTSVELRHINIPDEAYNDIVEGWNNVYFGSIAEFYEGF, encoded by the coding sequence GTGAAAGATTATAAGAAATATTACCACATCAGTGCAAGCCCTCAGGATATATACGCGGCCATCACCAACCCAGCTACCATACAACTATGGACAGGCGAAGCGGCCGAGATGAGCACCGAAGTGGGCAGCGAATTCAGCTTGTGGGAAGGCAGCATAGTAGGCCGCAACCTTGAATTTGACGAAGGCAAAAAGATAGTACAGCAATGGTATTTCGACGGCCAGGAGGAGCAGTCTATCGTGACCATCAAGTTACACCCCGATAAGCATGGCACCTCCGTAGAGTTGCGCCACATCAACATACCGGATGAAGCTTACAATGACATCGTTGAAGGCTGGAACAACGTTTACTTTGGCAGCATAGCCGAGTTTTACGAAGGATTCTGA
- a CDS encoding acetate uptake transporter, whose product MIPTVPTSVVVKDTVANPAPLGLCAFGMTTVLLNIHNAGITELSSMILAMGIFYGGTAQVIAGIIEAKKNNTFGLTAFTSYGFFWLTLVAFIVLPKLGWMEPASNASKIAFLSMWGFFTFCLFFGTLRLNRALQFVFGSLTILFALLVWGDASGNAIITHIAGYEGIICGASAIYTGIAGVLNEVYGKTVLPVGPVTAN is encoded by the coding sequence ATGATCCCTACCGTTCCCACTTCAGTGGTGGTAAAGGACACCGTTGCCAATCCGGCACCGCTTGGCCTTTGTGCATTTGGCATGACCACCGTGTTACTCAATATCCATAACGCCGGCATCACCGAACTCAGTTCCATGATACTGGCCATGGGCATATTTTACGGCGGTACCGCTCAGGTAATCGCAGGTATCATCGAAGCTAAAAAGAACAACACCTTCGGGCTCACGGCCTTCACCTCCTATGGCTTTTTTTGGCTCACGTTGGTGGCGTTCATCGTACTGCCCAAATTGGGTTGGATGGAACCGGCCAGTAACGCCTCCAAGATCGCGTTCCTGAGCATGTGGGGCTTTTTTACATTTTGCCTGTTCTTTGGCACCTTGAGATTGAACCGTGCACTACAATTCGTATTCGGTTCATTGACGATACTTTTTGCGCTACTGGTTTGGGGCGATGCTTCGGGCAACGCGATCATCACTCATATTGCCGGTTACGAAGGGATCATTTGCGGCGCCTCGGCCATATACACAGGCATAGCAGGCGTACTTAACGAGGTATATGGCAAAACAGTATTACCTGTAGGACCGGTTACTGCCAACTAA
- a CDS encoding tetratricopeptide repeat protein — protein MKLTLLSMLAGLMTIIGPRSVHGQTVDQAKLLEYYQAQKYVDAAAYLKSVYTEPVTDPVALRNLAYTAQMAGKLTDAETYYTRLYNIDSTRSSVLNSLAGINLRRGNLVKAGDYFGRILAADTANFYVLTQLANISLRQRDTVHLISYLEQANRVNAEDADVASDLSDRYVEKRRFKDAEGVLSKAIAVDSQNVILLQSLIKLTHKQRKWPETVKVGNQLLKLGDGGYQTAIKLGQAYFNLKNYECCLEVLANLDMMQQTEASYYYMGMSFKRLKRYPQAIENLEKAISEGISPAIASYYGEIGNSYNETKRNLRALTAYQKGLQFGDSPMIFYSLATLYDTDLKKKALAVRYFKKYLATRPASDQQALVDYTKSRITALTER, from the coding sequence ATGAAGCTTACTTTGCTTTCTATGTTAGCTGGGCTGATGACGATCATCGGTCCTCGATCAGTGCATGGCCAAACAGTGGACCAAGCCAAACTTTTAGAATATTATCAGGCCCAAAAGTACGTGGACGCTGCCGCCTATCTCAAAAGCGTATACACCGAACCGGTGACCGATCCGGTAGCCCTACGCAACTTAGCCTACACTGCTCAAATGGCCGGCAAACTGACCGATGCCGAGACCTATTATACGAGGCTTTATAATATCGATAGTACGAGATCGAGCGTGCTGAATAGCTTGGCTGGCATCAACCTGCGCCGCGGTAACCTGGTCAAGGCGGGTGACTATTTTGGGCGGATCCTCGCGGCGGATACGGCTAACTTTTATGTGCTAACGCAGTTGGCCAACATCAGCTTGCGGCAGCGCGATACCGTTCACCTGATCAGTTACCTGGAGCAAGCCAACCGGGTGAACGCTGAGGATGCCGACGTGGCATCGGATCTGAGCGACAGGTATGTGGAAAAGCGCAGATTCAAGGATGCTGAAGGGGTATTGAGCAAAGCCATCGCGGTCGACTCGCAAAACGTGATCTTATTGCAGAGCCTGATCAAGCTCACCCACAAACAGCGCAAGTGGCCCGAGACCGTAAAAGTAGGTAACCAGCTTTTAAAACTTGGCGATGGTGGCTACCAAACCGCCATCAAACTGGGGCAAGCCTACTTCAACCTCAAAAATTATGAGTGCTGCCTGGAGGTGTTGGCCAACCTGGATATGATGCAACAGACCGAGGCCTCCTACTATTACATGGGTATGAGTTTCAAAAGACTGAAACGTTATCCGCAAGCGATAGAGAATTTAGAGAAGGCCATTAGCGAAGGGATCTCACCTGCCATTGCCAGCTATTATGGCGAGATCGGTAACAGCTACAACGAGACCAAGCGCAACCTAAGGGCGCTTACCGCCTACCAAAAGGGTTTGCAGTTCGGCGATAGCCCGATGATCTTTTATTCGCTGGCAACGCTTTATGATACTGACCTAAAAAAGAAGGCACTTGCGGTCAGATACTTCAAAAAGTACCTGGCCACCCGTCCCGCATCAGACCAGCAAGCATTGGTGGATTATACCAAAAGCCGCATCACTGCACTCACCGAAAGGTAG